A genomic region of Apus apus isolate bApuApu2 chromosome 24, bApuApu2.pri.cur, whole genome shotgun sequence contains the following coding sequences:
- the ADAMTSL5 gene encoding ADAMTS-like protein 5: protein MAGGGRRGDSGPRGGLQGARCWWPWQLLLLAWLSLGCGAGTEEGPALGTRVWVPEPPAPARPRRQPARGAWGLWGPWSSCSSSCGDGVALRTRRCLRSAEEEPCTGDPRQYRLCQLQGCPAGSVPFRAMQCSLYDNKPVLGTPARYRWVPFHGAPNVCDLNCLAVGHNFYYTFGRVLDGTRCGPDSPDLCISGRCLSVGCDGILGSGARADACGQCGVGHDSCLFVHRLFQGTDPSSGYFGYMNVTKIPAGATHIKVTDKSRNYLALMTSDGRYVLNGDWSIAWPGPYEAAGTRLRYARTPDGTESLEAPGPTDQDLHLMVLLQEPNPGIEYEFWLPRGHPQPGRGDTSPLRQPQPRGAGSPPPQEPLVTPAPAVLSLARGFATEPPPRSPPGQSGAGAATGRCGRCRPAKGRSQRIRHFCQSDFVFQGRILAQRLVGQETRYEVEVQTPFRRRFPLVSREYLWVPNTCGCPPLRVGHRYLLMAQRHVNHEHTLNRILLRDGGYARPWTPREERLVREAAQHCPQPRPP from the exons GTGCTGGTGGCCgtggcagctgctcctcctggcctGGCTCAGCCTGGGCTGCGGTGCTGGCACCGAGGAG ggcccagccctggggacacgAGTGTGGGTCCCcgagcccccagcccctgctcgGCCCCGTCGGCAGCCAGCCCGGGGGGCCTGGGGGCTCTGGGGACCCTggagctcctgctccagctcctgcgGGGACGGCGTCGCCCTCCGCACCCGGAGGTGCCTGCG gtcAGCAGAGGAGGAGCCGTGCACGGGCGACCCGCGGCAGTACCGGCTTTGCCAGCTCCAG GGCTGTCCCGCCGGCTCAGTGCCCTTCCGTGCCATGCAGTGCTCCCTCTACGACAACAAGCCCGTCCTGGGCACGCCGGCCCGGTACCGCTGGGTGCCCTTCCATGGAG cccccaaTGTCTGTGACCTCAActgcctggctgtggggcaCAACTTCTACTACACCTTCGGCCGGGTGCTGGACGGCACCCGCTGCGGCCCCGACTCCCCAGACCTCTGCATCAGTGGGCGCTGCCTG AGCGTGGGCTGTGACGGGATCCTGGGCTCGGGCGCTCGGGCCGACGCCTGCGGCCAGTGCGGGGTTGGCCACGACTCGTGTCTCTTCGTGCACCGGCTGTTCCAGGGCACGGACCCCTCCTCCG GTTACTTTGGATACATGAATGTGACCAAGATCCCAGCTGGGGCCACCCACATCAAGGTGACAGACAAGAGCCGCAACTACCTTG CCCTGATGACCAGCGACGGGCGCTACGTGCTCAACGGGGACTGGTCCATCGCCTGGCCGGGACCGTACGAGGCGGCCGGCACCAGGCTGCGCTACGCCCGGACCCCCGATGGCACCGAGAGCCTGGAGGCACCCGGGCCCACCGACCAGGATCTGCACCTGATG gtcctgctgcaggagcccaACCCCGGCATCGAGTACGAGTTCTGGCTGCCCCGGGGGCACCCCCAGCCCGGCCGTGGTGACACCAGCCCCCTgcggcagccccagccccggggcgCCGGTAGCCCCCCGCCCCAGGAGCCCCTGGTCACCCCGGCCCCTGCGGTGCTGTCCCTGGCCAGGGGCTTTGCCACGGAACCGCCACCGAGAAGCCCCCCCGGCCagagcggggctggggctgccacaG GGCGCTGCGGGAGGTGCCGCCCGGCCAAGGGACGATCCCAGCGGATCCGGCACTTCTGCCAGAGCGACTTTG TCTTCCAGGGTCGGATCCTAGCGCAGCGCTTGGTGGGGCAGGAGACGCGCTACGAGGTGGAGGTGCAAACGCCGTTTCGGCGCCGCTTCCCGCTGGTGTCCCGGGAATACCTGTGGGTGCCCAACACCTGCGGCTGCCCCCCGCTCCGGGTGGGCCACCGGTACCTGCTGATGGCGCAGAGACACGTCAACCACGAGCACACGCTGAACCGCATCCTGCTGCGGGACGGCGGCTACGCCCGGCCCTGGACCCCCCGGGAGGAGCGGCTGGTGCGGGAGGCAGCCCAGCAttgcccccagccccggcctCCCTGA